The Acanthochromis polyacanthus isolate Apoly-LR-REF ecotype Palm Island chromosome 2, KAUST_Apoly_ChrSc, whole genome shotgun sequence genome contains a region encoding:
- the lysmd2 gene encoding lysM and putative peptidoglycan-binding domain-containing protein 2, which translates to MAEFSPVLPMRDGGGRFAQPIFPRSRSGSESESELSQSLARTKIRSYGSTASVTASLGEKYIEHRVTDSDTLQGIALKYGVTMEQIKRANKLFSNDCIFLKSSLNIPVVSEKRSIFNGLSLESPDGDGETACLDAEAPCIVTQDIEGPTPPSTPPPEDSKPPQPQPQPEELSAKDFLHRLDLQIKQSKQAARRLKEEEVRSSEDDYTAPTTSYQDI; encoded by the exons ATGGCGGAGTTCTCGCCCGTCCTGCCGATGCGGGATGGAGGAGGACGATTTGCCCAGCCCATCTTCCCTCGGTCCAGGTCCGGTTCCGAGTCGGAGAGCGAACTGTCCCAGAGCCTGGCCCGGACCAAGATCCGCTCGTACGGAAGCACAGCCAGCGTCACGGCCTCTCTGGGGGAGAAATACATAGAGCATCGGGTTACTGACAGTGATACTCTGCAGGGGATTGCTCTCAAATACGGTGTGACG ATGGAGCAAATCAAGAGAGCCAATAAGCTGTTCAGCAACGACTGCATCTTCCTGAAGAGCAGCCTCAACATCCCCGTGGTGTCAGAGAAGCGCTCCATATTTAACGGACTGTCTCTGGAGTCTCCTGATGGAGACGGTGAAACGGCGTGCCTGGACGCTGAGGCGCCCTGCATCGTGACGCAGGACATCGAGGGACCCACGCCGCCCTCGACTCCGCCCCCTGAGGACTCCAAACCTCCCCAGCCTCAGCCTCAACCAGAGGAGCTGTCAGCCAAAGACTTCTTACACAGACTAGACTTGCAAATTAAACAGTCAAAGCAGGCTGCTCGAAGGCTGAAAGAAGAGGAAGTGAG
- the tmod2 gene encoding tropomodulin-2, producing MALPYKKDLDKYKDLDEDEILNKLSAEELKQLETALEEMDPENALLPAGLRQKDQTSKKATGPFDRESLLKYLEKEAMEHKDREDVVPFTGEKKGKVFVPKQKPIETRQEEVTTLDPELEEALSSATETELGDLAAILGVHTLVTSTQTYDGTGSKESYNNVIKGEKMNPVFDEPPNPTNVEETLQRIKSNDSSLTEVNLNNIKNIPIPTLKDFAKAMEKNTHVKKFSLAATRSNDPIAVAFGEMLRENKALRSLNLESNFITGAGVQALVDALRDNDTLTEIKIDNQRQQLGTTIEMEIAKMLEENNSIVKFGYHFTQQGPRSRAAAAITKNNDLVRRRRVEGDL from the exons ATGGCGTTGCCGTATAAGAAGGATCTGGACAAGTACAAGGATCTCGACGAAGATGAAATCCTTAACAAACTGTCGGCAGAGGAGCTCAAACAGCTGGAGACGGCCCTCGAGGAGATGGACCCTGAG AATGCTCTCCTCCCAGCGGGTTTACGTCAGAAGGACCAGACGTCTAAGAAAGCTACTGGACCATTCGACAGGGAAAGTCTGCTCAAATACCTGGAGAAGGAAGCCATGGAGCACAAGGACAGAGAGGATGTAGTGCCCTTCACTGGGGAGAAGAAAG GTAAAGTGTTTGTTCCTAAGCAGAAACCAATAGAAACACGCCAGGAGGAAGTCACAACCCTCGATCCAGAGTTAGAAGAAGCTCTGTCCAGTGCCACAGAGACGGAACTAGGAGATCTAGCAG CAATCCTGGGTGTTCACACGCTGGTCACCAGTACCCAGACATATGATGGAACTGGATCTAAAGAGTCTTACAACA ATGTGATCAAGGGGGAGAAGATGAACCCGGTGTTTGATGAGCCTCCCAATCCCACCAATGTAGAAGAAACTCTGCAGAGGATAAAAAGCAACGACAGCTCCTTAACAGAAGTCAACCTCAACAACATTAAG AACATTCCTATTCCCACGCTGAAGGACTTCGCCAAAGCCATGGAGAAGAACACGCACGTCAAGAAGTTCAGCCTGGCAGCGACACGGAGTAACGACCCGATAGCTGTG GCGTTCGGTGAAATGCTGCGGGAGAACAAGGCGTTGCGAAGTTTGAATTTGGAGTCCAACTTCATCACCGGGGCCGGCGTTCAGGCTTTGGTAGATGCACTCCGAGATAATGACACACTCACAGAGATCAAGATAGACAACCAG AGGCAGCAGCTGGGCACCACCATAGAGATGGAGATAGCTAAGATGTTGGAAGAGAACAACAGCATAGTGAAGTTCGGCTACCACTTCACTCAGCAAGGACCTCGATCCAGAGCCGCCGCAGCTATCACCAAGAACAACGACCTGG TCCGCAGGAGGCGAGTGGAAGGCGACCTGTAG